A part of Deinococcus aerius genomic DNA contains:
- a CDS encoding cation:proton antiporter regulatory subunit yields MVKLEETPLPGVGVRHDFDGRFGKRVGVITHRDGRREIFVSRRDDPDACGQSIVLSDEEAEAMADLLGGSTITRHVSRLSQDIEGLAMDWVSLPGISPYAGRLLGDTMMRTRTGASIVAIMRDGHAVPAPGPEFPLRAGDTLVVVGTPEGVVRAANLLNGGA; encoded by the coding sequence ATGGTCAAGCTGGAAGAAACCCCTCTCCCCGGCGTGGGGGTGCGGCACGATTTTGACGGCCGCTTCGGCAAGCGCGTGGGCGTGATCACGCACCGGGATGGGCGGCGGGAAATCTTCGTCTCGCGCCGCGACGACCCGGACGCCTGCGGGCAGAGCATCGTCCTGAGCGACGAGGAGGCCGAGGCGATGGCCGACCTGCTGGGCGGCAGCACGATCACCCGGCACGTGTCGCGCCTCTCGCAGGACATCGAGGGCCTGGCGATGGACTGGGTGAGCCTGCCCGGCATCAGCCCCTACGCGGGGCGGCTCCTGGGCGACACCATGATGCGCACGCGCACCGGGGCGAGCATTGTGGCGATCATGCGGGACGGGCACGCGGTTCCCGCCCCGGGGCCGGAGTTCCCGCTGCGCGCGGGGGACACGCTCGTCGTGGTGGGCACACCCGAAGGAGTGGTCCGCGCCGCGAACCTGCTGAACGGCGGGGCCTGA
- a CDS encoding cation:proton antiporter, translating to MPLAQLFLELGAVILALAFVGRAAGRLGITPIPLYLLAGIGLGAFMSLGDAPTEFIHIGAEIGAVLLLFTLGLEYTSQELRDNLRANRQVGLLDLGLNFTPGLLAGFALGFPPLAAVLLGGVTYLTSSGIASKVLGDLGRLGNRETPVILSVCVLEDVAMAAYLPVVAALLIGGTLIAIEINLLVALAAFALAFFLALRYGHVLSRLMNVQSNEALLLSVFGLVLVVAGVADLLKVSAAIGAFLVGIALSGEVAERARGLIEPLRDLFAAVFFVFFGLQLDLSSVPGVLLPALGLAAVTSATKFMTGWWGAARAGVQTRGRFRAGTTLIARGEFSILIAGLGLELVPTLGPLAAVYVLLTAILGPVLARFDAQLAPLFDRKLREVRA from the coding sequence GTGCCCTTGGCTCAACTCTTTCTGGAACTCGGCGCGGTCATCCTCGCGCTCGCCTTCGTGGGCCGGGCCGCCGGGCGGCTGGGCATCACGCCCATCCCGCTGTACCTGCTCGCGGGGATCGGGCTGGGGGCCTTCATGTCGCTGGGCGACGCGCCCACGGAGTTCATCCACATCGGGGCGGAGATCGGCGCCGTGCTGCTGCTGTTCACGCTGGGGCTGGAGTACACCAGCCAGGAATTGCGCGACAACCTGCGGGCGAACCGGCAGGTCGGCCTGCTGGACCTGGGGCTGAACTTCACACCGGGGTTGCTGGCGGGCTTCGCCCTGGGCTTCCCGCCGCTGGCCGCCGTGCTGCTGGGGGGCGTGACGTACCTCACCTCCAGCGGCATCGCCTCCAAGGTGCTGGGCGACCTGGGCAGGCTGGGCAACCGCGAGACGCCCGTGATCCTGTCCGTCTGCGTGCTGGAGGACGTGGCGATGGCGGCCTACCTGCCGGTGGTGGCCGCGCTGCTCATCGGCGGGACGCTCATCGCCATCGAGATCAACCTGCTGGTGGCCCTCGCCGCGTTCGCGCTGGCCTTCTTTCTGGCGCTGCGCTACGGGCACGTCCTGAGCCGCCTGATGAACGTGCAGAGCAACGAGGCGCTGCTGCTCAGCGTGTTTGGGCTGGTCCTCGTCGTGGCGGGGGTGGCGGACCTGCTGAAGGTTTCCGCCGCCATCGGCGCCTTTCTGGTCGGCATCGCCCTGTCGGGCGAGGTGGCCGAGCGTGCCCGCGGGCTGATCGAGCCGCTGCGTGACCTGTTCGCCGCCGTGTTCTTCGTGTTTTTCGGGCTGCAACTGGACTTAAGCAGTGTGCCGGGCGTGCTGCTGCCCGCGCTGGGGCTGGCTGCCGTCACGAGCGCCACCAAATTCATGACGGGTTGGTGGGGCGCGGCCCGCGCCGGGGTGCAGACCCGTGGCCGGTTTCGCGCGGGGACGACCCTGATCGCGCGCGGCGAGTTCAGCATCCTGATCGCGGGGCTGGGGTTGGAATTGGTGCCCACGTTGGGACCGCTCGCCGCGGTGTACGTGTTGCTGACTGCCATTCTCGGCCCGGTGCTCGCCCGCTTCGACGCTCAACTCGCGCCGCTCTTCGACCGGAAGCTGCGGGAGGTGCGGGCCTAA
- a CDS encoding DinB family protein has translation MSHHSAGAAVPRLVHAEGNEDAARTDGGAADPLIGQALWRLEDARSRAVEWSARIRNLDWAPAPGLSSAGDPLYHLAAIELDWLGSEVRGDDFPGGWEEWFPVDVRDEQGRLSEVRGETRERHLARLSWVRSGLLATLRVMTVADFREPRVLPAYTVTPEWVLHHLALHEAHHAGQIAFLGHLHRAANS, from the coding sequence GTGTCCCATCATTCGGCGGGTGCGGCTGTCCCCCGGCTCGTTCATGCTGAGGGCAATGAAGACGCTGCACGTACAGACGGCGGGGCCGCCGATCCCCTCATCGGCCAGGCCCTGTGGCGGCTGGAGGATGCGCGCTCGCGCGCCGTAGAGTGGTCAGCGAGGATTCGTAACCTGGACTGGGCACCTGCCCCCGGCCTGAGCAGCGCGGGCGACCCGCTCTACCACCTCGCAGCCATCGAACTCGACTGGCTGGGGAGTGAAGTGCGCGGCGACGACTTCCCCGGGGGCTGGGAGGAGTGGTTCCCGGTAGATGTGCGGGATGAGCAGGGCCGCCTGAGCGAGGTGCGGGGGGAGACGCGGGAACGCCACCTCGCGCGGCTCTCGTGGGTGCGTTCGGGACTGCTCGCCACTCTCAGGGTGATGACCGTGGCCGACTTCCGGGAGCCGCGTGTCCTCCCCGCCTACACCGTCACGCCCGAGTGGGTGCTGCACCATCTCGCCCTGCATGAGGCGCACCACGCGGGCCAGATCGCGTTCCTGGGCCACCTGCACCGCGCGGCGAATTCTTAG
- a CDS encoding B12-binding domain-containing radical SAM protein: MSYWRSQIKPLLDAETGTLFKQAPIRVTLAFPNRYSVGMASLGYQVIYRMFNQEEGVACERAFLPDDVEAFERTGQALPTVESGRDAGDCELFALSVSFELDLTNIIRTLDVAGMHPLREERSDTDPVVMIGGPFTSSNPYPLTPFADVIVIGDGEQIVPVVSEALRESSTREEFYDLIDGMPGIFLPARHVHEPTWATAPKELLPAYSQIVTPHSELSNMFLVEAQRGCPRPCTFCLARTMYGPNRNNQAQELLDTIPDWVEKVGLVGAALSDFPHTKYVGRTLTERGIKLGVSSIRADTVDEELAAILKAGGLRTFTVASDAPSERLRRWLKKGITTEDLIKTAQISRDLGFSGIKVYMMIGLGTETDDDITELISFTKDLAKINRVALGISPFVPKRHTPHFADPFAGVQTIEKRLKRIQKELRTTAELRNVSAKWAWVESVIARGGPEVGMAAYSIYKSESIGAWKKALDEVGWRDEFEANMPVIGLPPGQYETKDVSAHAQGLAV; encoded by the coding sequence TTGAGTTACTGGCGTAGTCAAATCAAACCGCTGCTCGACGCGGAAACCGGGACCCTTTTCAAACAGGCGCCCATCCGCGTCACGCTGGCGTTTCCCAACCGCTATTCCGTGGGGATGGCCTCTCTCGGCTATCAGGTCATCTACCGCATGTTCAATCAGGAGGAGGGCGTCGCCTGCGAGCGGGCCTTCCTCCCCGACGACGTCGAGGCGTTCGAGCGCACCGGGCAGGCCCTGCCCACCGTCGAGAGCGGGCGCGACGCGGGCGACTGCGAACTCTTCGCCCTCAGCGTCTCCTTCGAGCTGGACCTGACGAACATCATCCGCACGCTGGACGTAGCGGGGATGCACCCGCTGCGCGAGGAGCGGAGCGACACCGACCCCGTCGTGATGATCGGCGGCCCCTTCACCTCCTCCAACCCCTACCCGCTGACGCCCTTCGCCGACGTGATCGTGATCGGTGACGGCGAGCAGATCGTGCCCGTGGTGTCCGAAGCCCTGCGCGAGTCCAGCACCCGCGAGGAGTTCTACGACCTGATCGACGGGATGCCCGGCATCTTCCTCCCCGCCCGGCACGTCCACGAGCCGACGTGGGCGACCGCCCCCAAGGAACTGCTGCCCGCTTACAGCCAGATCGTCACGCCGCACTCGGAACTCAGCAATATGTTCCTGGTCGAGGCGCAGCGTGGCTGCCCGCGTCCCTGCACCTTCTGTCTCGCCCGGACGATGTACGGCCCCAACCGCAACAACCAGGCGCAGGAACTCCTCGACACCATCCCCGACTGGGTGGAGAAGGTCGGGCTGGTGGGCGCGGCGCTCTCCGACTTCCCACATACCAAGTACGTGGGCCGCACGCTGACTGAGCGCGGCATCAAGCTCGGCGTCTCCAGCATTCGCGCCGACACGGTGGACGAGGAACTGGCCGCTATCCTCAAGGCGGGCGGGCTGCGGACTTTCACCGTCGCCTCTGACGCGCCCTCCGAGCGCCTGCGCCGCTGGCTGAAGAAGGGGATTACCACCGAGGACCTGATCAAGACCGCGCAGATCAGCCGTGACCTGGGCTTCTCCGGCATCAAGGTCTACATGATGATCGGTCTCGGGACCGAGACCGACGACGACATCACCGAGCTGATCAGCTTTACCAAGGACCTGGCGAAGATCAACCGGGTCGCGCTGGGCATCAGCCCCTTTGTGCCCAAGCGGCACACACCGCACTTCGCGGACCCCTTCGCGGGCGTGCAGACCATCGAGAAGCGCCTCAAGCGCATCCAGAAGGAATTGCGCACGACCGCCGAACTCCGCAATGTGTCCGCCAAGTGGGCCTGGGTCGAGTCCGTAATCGCCCGCGGCGGCCCGGAAGTGGGCATGGCCGCCTACTCGATCTACAAGAGCGAGAGCATCGGCGCCTGGAAAAAGGCCCTGGACGAGGTCGGCTGGCGCGACGAGTTCGAGGCCAACATGCCGGTGATCGGCCTGCCGCCCGGCCAGTACGAGACGAAGGACGTGAGCGCCCACGCGCAGGGGCTCGCGGTGTAA
- a CDS encoding class I SAM-dependent methyltransferase, with translation MRTPDRFLGRAGVYAQARPSYPDALGLWLAERGLLLDGVADVGAGTGLFTRLLLGQGAKVHAVEPNPEMRAQLAAALAGEITAGRLTVHDGTSEATGLPDASVALITAAQAAHWFTPEPTVREFRRILRPGGQVLLVWNDWRGEETAFNRAYGETVRPFQEVGTPDVATRVPEQELPHLLPGGFERITFENPLPLTRERLHGLAASVSYLPSPEDPAYPAMTRELDRLFDQHQRGDVVTLAYRTHAFLGRLD, from the coding sequence GTGAGGACTCCCGACCGGTTTCTGGGAAGGGCGGGGGTGTACGCGCAGGCCCGGCCCTCCTACCCGGACGCTCTCGGGCTGTGGCTTGCCGAGCGGGGCCTGCTCCTTGATGGCGTCGCTGACGTTGGCGCGGGCACCGGCCTCTTCACCCGCCTGCTGCTCGGGCAGGGGGCGAAGGTCCACGCCGTTGAGCCCAATCCCGAGATGCGTGCCCAACTGGCAGCGGCACTGGCTGGGGAAATCACGGCGGGCCGCCTCACTGTCCATGACGGGACGAGCGAGGCCACCGGCCTGCCGGACGCTTCCGTCGCCCTGATCACCGCCGCCCAGGCCGCCCACTGGTTCACCCCCGAGCCCACGGTGCGTGAGTTCCGCCGTATCCTGCGTCCTGGCGGTCAGGTCCTGCTCGTCTGGAACGACTGGCGGGGCGAGGAAACGGCCTTCAACAGGGCTTACGGCGAGACGGTCCGCCCGTTTCAGGAGGTGGGCACGCCGGATGTCGCCACCCGCGTCCCCGAGCAGGAGTTGCCCCACCTCCTGCCCGGGGGCTTCGAGCGGATCACGTTTGAGAATCCCCTCCCGCTCACCCGCGAGCGGCTGCACGGCCTGGCCGCCAGCGTGAGCTACCTGCCTTCACCGGAGGACCCCGCTTACCCGGCGATGACACGGGAACTGGATCGTCTTTTCGACCAGCATCAGCGAGGTGACGTGGTGACGCTCGCCTACCGCACGCACGCCTTCCTGGGCCGCCTGGATTGA
- a CDS encoding transglutaminase-like domain-containing protein produces MTTPQHSALDFFRQPGPHTDLGPYRAAFHDLPRDVPALCEIVRGLVLHPFDAHLFGVQLPPERDAQDGSHRGVQAKLRRILELDGRDLTLPRPPERRLSAHCMNFAVLLTALLHHQGVPARVRSGFVMTGEEHYNHWITEYWRDEENRWVRVDPQLGPEQRRAAGVTYDAHDLQPGQFQTATEVWARCRGGESGAVRYGWDWSQPQAHGWPYLRGQVVHDLAAVHGVDSFPSSDRWGLIGAAGVTQADLALLDRAAALTNLGNAAFGELRALYEGDPRLRAPALAPGAGRSSI; encoded by the coding sequence ATGACCACTCCGCAACACAGCGCCCTGGACTTTTTCCGGCAGCCTGGGCCCCACACCGACCTCGGCCCCTACCGCGCGGCCTTCCACGACCTGCCGCGTGATGTGCCCGCCCTCTGCGAGATCGTGCGCGGCCTGGTCCTGCACCCCTTCGACGCGCACCTGTTCGGCGTCCAGCTTCCGCCCGAACGGGATGCCCAGGACGGCTCCCACCGTGGCGTGCAGGCCAAGTTGCGCCGCATCCTCGAGCTGGATGGGCGTGACCTCACCCTGCCCAGACCACCGGAGCGGCGGCTCTCGGCGCACTGCATGAACTTCGCCGTCCTGCTCACTGCGCTGCTGCACCATCAGGGGGTGCCCGCCCGCGTCCGCAGCGGCTTCGTGATGACCGGGGAGGAACACTACAACCACTGGATCACGGAATACTGGCGGGACGAGGAGAACCGCTGGGTCCGGGTAGACCCGCAGCTCGGCCCCGAGCAGCGCCGGGCGGCAGGGGTGACGTACGACGCCCACGACCTCCAGCCCGGGCAGTTTCAGACGGCCACCGAGGTGTGGGCGCGCTGCCGGGGCGGGGAGAGCGGCGCGGTTCGCTACGGCTGGGACTGGAGCCAGCCTCAGGCGCACGGCTGGCCCTACCTGCGCGGACAGGTTGTGCATGACCTCGCTGCCGTCCACGGCGTGGACAGCTTTCCCAGTTCCGACCGCTGGGGCTTGATCGGCGCGGCAGGGGTGACCCAGGCCGACCTGGCGCTGCTGGACCGGGCCGCGGCCCTGACGAACCTCGGCAACGCTGCCTTCGGGGAACTCCGGGCACTTTACGAGGGTGACCCCCGACTCCGTGCCCCTGCACTTGCACCGGGAGCAGGACGCTCAAGCATTTGA
- the icd gene encoding NADP-dependent isocitrate dehydrogenase, with the protein MTQLSDPHIQVPTQGEKIRMEGGKLQVPDRPIIPFVEGDGTGPDIWRASVRVLDAAVQQAYGGERQIEWMEVYAGEKSVQVYGEGEWLPQATIDAFDEFLFGIKGPLTTPVGGGIRSINVALRQELDLYACVRPVQYFEGVPSPLKRPQDVDMVIFRENTEDIYAGIEYKAGTPEAAKFRDFLIGEMGVTKIRFPETSAFGVKPVSKEGTERLVRAAIQYAVDNGRKSVSLVHKGNIMKFTEGAFRDWGYELAKREFGGVELDGGPWLQLPNGVVIKDVIADNFLQQILLRPTEYDVIATLNLNGDYISDALAAQVGGIGIAPGANINYVTGHAIFEATHGTAPKYAGKDVINPSSVILSGEMMLRYMGWTEAADLILRGLDQTIGQKVVTYDFARNMEGATEVKTSQFADRIIENMRQA; encoded by the coding sequence ATGACCCAGCTCAGCGATCCGCATATCCAGGTGCCCACCCAGGGCGAGAAGATCCGCATGGAGGGGGGCAAGCTCCAGGTGCCTGACCGCCCCATCATTCCCTTCGTGGAGGGCGACGGCACCGGCCCCGACATCTGGCGCGCCTCGGTGCGGGTGCTCGACGCGGCGGTGCAGCAGGCCTACGGCGGCGAGCGCCAGATCGAGTGGATGGAGGTCTACGCGGGCGAGAAGAGCGTCCAGGTCTACGGCGAGGGTGAGTGGCTCCCGCAGGCGACCATCGACGCCTTTGATGAGTTCCTCTTCGGCATCAAGGGGCCACTGACCACGCCCGTCGGCGGCGGTATCCGCTCCATCAACGTGGCGCTGCGCCAGGAACTCGACCTGTACGCCTGCGTGCGCCCGGTGCAGTACTTCGAGGGCGTGCCCAGCCCCCTCAAGCGGCCCCAGGACGTGGATATGGTGATCTTCCGCGAGAACACCGAGGACATCTACGCCGGGATCGAGTACAAGGCGGGCACCCCCGAGGCGGCCAAGTTCCGCGACTTCCTGATCGGCGAGATGGGCGTCACCAAGATTCGCTTCCCCGAGACTTCCGCCTTCGGCGTGAAGCCCGTCTCGAAGGAAGGCACCGAGCGCCTGGTGCGCGCCGCGATCCAGTACGCCGTCGACAACGGGCGCAAGAGTGTGTCGCTGGTCCACAAGGGCAACATCATGAAATTCACGGAGGGTGCCTTCCGCGACTGGGGCTATGAGCTTGCCAAGCGTGAATTCGGCGGGGTGGAACTCGACGGCGGGCCGTGGCTCCAGCTCCCGAACGGCGTCGTCATCAAGGACGTGATCGCCGACAACTTCCTCCAGCAGATTCTGCTGCGGCCCACCGAGTACGACGTGATCGCCACCCTGAACCTCAACGGCGACTACATCTCCGACGCGCTCGCCGCGCAGGTCGGCGGCATCGGCATCGCGCCGGGCGCCAACATCAACTACGTGACCGGCCACGCCATCTTCGAGGCCACGCACGGCACCGCGCCCAAGTACGCGGGCAAGGACGTGATCAACCCCTCGTCGGTCATCCTGTCCGGCGAGATGATGCTGCGCTACATGGGCTGGACCGAGGCCGCCGACCTGATCCTCAGGGGCCTGGATCAGACCATCGGGCAGAAGGTCGTCACCTACGACTTCGCCCGCAACATGGAGGGCGCGACCGAGGTGAAGACCAGCCAGTTCGCCGACAGGATCATCGAGAACATGCGCCAGGCGTAA
- a CDS encoding alpha/beta hydrolase encodes MTDERIFNPADPHATPMHGDTPYLIERRVLAGVPVLIERPPEVTEIRASCLVYHGAWAAKEGKLGVYSALAARGWAVVIPDAALHGERVGDTPPGLNAREYVWESVRGTVAEAPALLNALEQVFGPLPFAVVGSSMGGYVAQTLARTEARVGRAAVLISSGVWEEPEVRVPELRAFLETHRPTTHAGDAPPVPLLLASGDSDPVFPLAAHHVPTAAAYREAYARAGCPENFREIVFPGVGHYTSRGMRDTVVRFLLAKG; translated from the coding sequence ATGACGGACGAGCGAATCTTCAACCCAGCCGATCCACACGCCACGCCCATGCACGGCGACACGCCCTACCTGATCGAGCGGCGCGTGCTGGCGGGGGTGCCCGTCCTGATCGAGCGCCCACCGGAAGTCACGGAAATCCGGGCCTCCTGCCTCGTGTACCACGGCGCGTGGGCGGCCAAGGAGGGCAAACTGGGCGTGTACTCCGCCCTCGCGGCGCGGGGCTGGGCCGTCGTGATCCCTGACGCGGCGCTGCACGGCGAGCGGGTGGGCGACACGCCGCCCGGCCTGAACGCCCGCGAGTACGTCTGGGAGAGCGTGCGGGGCACGGTGGCGGAGGCCCCGGCCTTGCTGAACGCTCTTGAACAGGTGTTCGGCCCGCTGCCCTTTGCGGTGGTCGGGTCGAGCATGGGCGGCTACGTGGCCCAGACTCTCGCCCGGACCGAGGCGCGGGTGGGGCGGGCGGCGGTGCTGATCTCCTCGGGCGTGTGGGAGGAGCCGGAGGTGCGGGTGCCGGAACTGCGCGCCTTTCTGGAGACCCACCGCCCCACGACCCACGCGGGCGACGCGCCGCCCGTCCCCCTCCTGCTGGCGAGCGGGGACAGCGACCCGGTGTTTCCCCTCGCTGCCCACCACGTCCCGACCGCCGCTGCCTACCGTGAGGCCTACGCGCGGGCGGGGTGCCCGGAAAACTTCCGGGAGATCGTGTTTCCGGGTGTGGGGCACTACACCAGCCGGGGGATGCGGGACACGGTGGTCAGGTTCCTTCTGGCGAAGGGATAA
- a CDS encoding ROK family protein: protein MTSPGDPVPSLLALDIGGTSIRAALVEGGRVTERHETRTPKPAVPEAVLTAALDLAAPLAPQAAAVGVACAGAVARGRVTATAAHTFPGWTDVPLAERVSGGLGLPCAALNDARAAAWGEFRVGAGRGTSEFMFITVSTGVGAGLVLGGRLHLAANGLDAELGFVSVPAQWNPGGRFRAWVSSPLWNSRRAARP from the coding sequence ATGACCTCCCCCGGCGATCCAGTCCCGTCCCTCCTCGCCCTCGATATCGGCGGAACGTCCATTCGCGCCGCGCTGGTGGAGGGTGGGCGGGTGACCGAGCGGCACGAGACGCGCACGCCGAAGCCCGCCGTCCCGGAGGCTGTCCTCACGGCGGCGCTGGACCTCGCCGCGCCCCTGGCCCCCCAGGCGGCGGCGGTCGGCGTGGCCTGTGCGGGGGCCGTCGCCCGGGGCCGCGTGACCGCCACGGCGGCCCATACTTTTCCCGGCTGGACGGACGTTCCGCTGGCCGAGCGGGTCTCGGGGGGCCTGGGGCTGCCCTGTGCAGCATTGAACGACGCGCGGGCCGCTGCCTGGGGTGAGTTCCGCGTGGGGGCGGGACGCGGGACGAGCGAGTTCATGTTCATCACGGTGAGTACCGGGGTGGGCGCCGGGCTGGTGCTGGGGGGCCGGCTGCACCTCGCCGCGAACGGGCTGGACGCCGAACTGGGCTTCGTGAGCGTGCCCGCCCAGTGGAACCCGGGGGGGAGGTTCCGGGCGTGGGTCTCCTCTCCTCTCTGGAATTCGAGACGAGCGGCACGGCCTTGA
- a CDS encoding ROK family protein: MGLLSSLEFETSGTALNEQARKLGYEGARTLCDAAEDGEAVASAAYTHSAAHIAWKIADVAALLGVTRVALGGSVGLRPGYLARVRESLAHFPERYRPEVIHAELGADAGLIGAALWAGREATVT; the protein is encoded by the coding sequence GTGGGTCTCCTCTCCTCTCTGGAATTCGAGACGAGCGGCACGGCCTTGAACGAGCAGGCGAGGAAGCTGGGGTATGAAGGCGCCCGGACGCTGTGCGACGCGGCCGAGGATGGCGAGGCTGTGGCGTCCGCCGCCTACACCCATTCCGCCGCCCACATCGCCTGGAAGATCGCGGACGTGGCGGCGCTGCTGGGCGTGACGCGGGTGGCGCTGGGCGGCAGCGTGGGCCTGCGCCCCGGGTACCTGGCCCGGGTGCGGGAGTCGCTCGCCCACTTCCCTGAACGCTACCGTCCTGAAGTTATCCACGCGGAACTGGGAGCGGACGCGGGGCTGATCGGGGCAGCGTTGTGGGCCGGGCGGGAAGCAACCGTGACCTAA
- a CDS encoding L-glutamate gamma-semialdehyde dehydrogenase, translating into MTSTLMEGFLPFEHEPYFNFGQEDVAQRQREAYRRVREGYLGRTFPLYIGGKPVEGGETFEVRNPADTREVVWHFPKATAEQLEEAIRCAKVAFEEWRFSDPMQRATIFKRAAELLRTRRMEFNAVMGLENGKNWAEADGEIAECVDHFEVFARETLKWAQGKPVYPMQGEHVTMVYEPIGVVAVISPWNFPAAIPLGMALGAIAAGNTVVWKPASETPLSSLLLVELLFEAGLPRNVIQFLTGTDEVLGDPLVDHKDIRMIAFTGSKEIGCRIMERAAKVQPGQKWLKRVMAEMGGKDPTVVCADADLDAAAQGIVQAAFGYAGQKCSACSRVIAEESVYDELLDKVVSLARDLKVGSPEENAPLGPVIHEGSANRIMGYIEKGRGTARLVLGGERADSGEREGGYVQPTIFADVDPKDPLFQEEIFGPVLSFTRARDWRHAIDLANDSEYGLTAAFYSRDPGKIGEARRLIHVGNLYVNRKCTGALSGTHAFGGYGMSGTNAKVGGPDYLFWFLQTKTVAQKY; encoded by the coding sequence ATGACGAGCACACTGATGGAGGGCTTCCTCCCCTTTGAACACGAGCCGTACTTCAACTTCGGGCAGGAGGACGTGGCGCAGCGGCAGCGCGAGGCCTACCGCCGGGTACGCGAGGGGTACCTGGGCCGGACCTTCCCGCTGTACATCGGCGGAAAGCCGGTCGAGGGCGGCGAGACCTTCGAGGTCCGCAACCCCGCCGACACCCGCGAGGTCGTGTGGCACTTCCCCAAGGCGACGGCGGAGCAACTGGAGGAGGCCATTCGCTGCGCGAAGGTGGCGTTCGAGGAGTGGCGCTTTTCCGACCCGATGCAGCGGGCGACGATCTTCAAGCGGGCCGCCGAGCTGCTGCGCACCCGCCGAATGGAATTCAACGCCGTGATGGGCCTGGAAAACGGCAAGAACTGGGCCGAGGCGGACGGCGAGATCGCCGAGTGCGTGGACCACTTCGAGGTCTTCGCCCGCGAGACGCTGAAGTGGGCGCAGGGCAAGCCCGTCTACCCCATGCAGGGCGAGCACGTGACGATGGTGTACGAGCCCATCGGCGTGGTTGCCGTCATCAGCCCCTGGAACTTCCCGGCGGCGATTCCGCTCGGCATGGCGCTGGGGGCCATCGCGGCGGGAAATACGGTGGTGTGGAAACCGGCCTCGGAGACGCCGCTCTCCAGCCTGCTGCTCGTCGAACTCCTGTTCGAGGCGGGGCTGCCCCGGAACGTCATCCAGTTCCTGACGGGGACAGACGAGGTGCTGGGCGATCCGCTGGTGGATCACAAGGACATCCGCATGATCGCCTTTACCGGCTCCAAGGAGATCGGCTGCCGGATCATGGAGCGCGCGGCGAAGGTGCAGCCGGGCCAGAAGTGGCTCAAGCGCGTGATGGCCGAGATGGGCGGCAAGGACCCGACGGTGGTGTGCGCCGACGCTGATCTGGACGCCGCGGCGCAGGGCATCGTGCAGGCGGCCTTTGGGTACGCCGGGCAGAAGTGTTCCGCGTGCAGCCGGGTGATCGCCGAGGAGAGCGTGTACGACGAGCTGCTGGACAAGGTGGTGAGCCTCGCCCGCGACCTGAAGGTCGGCTCGCCGGAGGAGAACGCCCCCCTCGGCCCGGTCATCCACGAGGGCAGCGCGAACCGCATCATGGGGTACATCGAGAAGGGCAGGGGGACGGCCCGACTGGTCCTCGGCGGCGAGCGGGCGGACAGCGGGGAGCGCGAGGGCGGGTACGTGCAGCCCACGATCTTTGCAGACGTGGACCCGAAAGACCCCCTCTTCCAGGAGGAAATCTTCGGGCCGGTGCTGAGCTTTACCAGGGCGCGCGACTGGCGCCACGCCATCGACCTCGCCAACGACTCGGAGTACGGGCTGACCGCCGCCTTCTACAGCCGCGATCCGGGGAAGATTGGTGAGGCGCGGCGGCTGATTCACGTGGGGAACCTGTACGTGAACCGCAAATGCACCGGGGCGCTGTCGGGCACCCACGCCTTCGGCGGCTACGGCATGAGCGGCACGAACGCCAAGGTGGGCGGCCCCGACTACCTCTTCTGGTTCCTCCAGACGAAGACGGTGGCGCAGAAGTATTGA
- a CDS encoding DUF4180 domain-containing protein codes for MEAESRVKTAGELGVSLRALADVPDVIGAAFGLDGLILTEADLSPEFFRLRSGLAGEAFQKFTNYRIRVALVLPDFAAHGERFAELAYEHRTHAWIRFVHTEEEAWAWLRSQV; via the coding sequence ATGGAGGCTGAATCCCGGGTCAAGACGGCGGGCGAGCTGGGCGTGTCCCTCCGCGCCCTGGCCGACGTGCCGGACGTGATCGGAGCCGCCTTCGGCCTGGACGGGCTGATCCTGACGGAAGCCGACCTGTCCCCCGAGTTCTTCCGGTTGCGCAGCGGGCTGGCGGGCGAGGCCTTCCAGAAGTTCACGAACTACCGCATCCGGGTCGCGCTGGTGCTGCCCGACTTCGCGGCGCACGGGGAACGCTTCGCCGAGCTGGCGTATGAGCACCGGACCCACGCCTGGATTCGGTTCGTCCACACGGAGGAGGAAGCGTGGGCCTGGCTGAGGTCCCAGGTCTAA